In the genome of Cupriavidus taiwanensis, one region contains:
- a CDS encoding NAD(P)/FAD-dependent oxidoreductase: MKDDSGADADAIVIGGGLQGTSSALHLARKGLRVTLLEAEYCGRHASGVNAGGVRTLGRHMAEIPLALASLELWHRLADLTGDDAGFVPSGQLKVAETDAELEVLRRRVAQLEALGFTHETLVDAHTVRALVPSIAPHVTGAIWASRDGHALPYRAVTAFRRAAEAAGAAIHEATPAERLEYARGRWHVHTPRGVFRAQRLVNAAGAWAGAFAAQLGEPVPVEAGGLMLMITHRVAPFVRPVLGATGRALSFKQFGNGTVLIGGGLRCAADAQARHGEVDMLGLGTSAQTVTALFPHLGPLGINRAWAGVEAFLPDQIPVIGPSRSAPGVVHAFGFSAHGFELGPIVGQIVADLVTEGRSTLPIEAFAIDRFDKPRSATAGALRD, from the coding sequence ATGAAGGATGACAGCGGGGCCGATGCCGACGCGATCGTCATCGGCGGCGGATTGCAGGGCACCTCGAGCGCGCTGCACCTCGCGCGCAAGGGCTTGCGCGTGACGCTGCTCGAGGCCGAGTATTGCGGCCGGCATGCGTCGGGGGTCAACGCCGGCGGCGTGCGCACGCTGGGGCGCCACATGGCCGAGATTCCGCTGGCACTGGCTTCGCTCGAGCTCTGGCACCGGCTGGCGGACCTGACCGGCGACGACGCCGGCTTCGTCCCCAGCGGCCAGCTGAAAGTGGCCGAGACCGACGCCGAGCTGGAGGTGCTGCGCCGGCGCGTGGCGCAGCTCGAGGCCCTGGGCTTTACCCACGAAACGCTGGTCGACGCCCACACGGTACGTGCCCTGGTCCCGTCGATCGCACCCCATGTCACCGGCGCGATCTGGGCAAGCCGCGACGGCCATGCGCTGCCCTACCGCGCGGTCACCGCATTCCGCCGCGCCGCCGAAGCGGCCGGCGCCGCCATCCACGAAGCCACTCCCGCCGAACGCCTGGAATACGCGCGCGGCCGCTGGCACGTACACACGCCGCGCGGCGTGTTCCGCGCGCAGCGGCTGGTGAACGCGGCCGGCGCCTGGGCCGGCGCCTTCGCCGCTCAGCTCGGCGAGCCGGTGCCGGTCGAAGCCGGCGGACTGATGCTGATGATCACCCACCGCGTGGCGCCGTTCGTCAGGCCGGTGCTGGGCGCGACCGGGCGCGCGCTGTCGTTCAAGCAGTTCGGCAACGGCACCGTGCTGATCGGCGGCGGCCTGCGCTGCGCCGCCGACGCCCAGGCCCGGCATGGCGAAGTCGACATGCTCGGGCTCGGCACCAGCGCGCAGACCGTCACCGCGCTGTTCCCGCATCTGGGCCCACTGGGCATCAATCGCGCGTGGGCCGGGGTCGAGGCCTTCCTGCCAGACCAGATACCGGTGATCGGACCGAGCCGGTCGGCACCGGGCGTGGTCCATGCCTTCGGTTTCTCCGCGCATGGCTTCGAACTGGGGCCGATCGTGGGACAGATCGTCGCCGACCTCGTCACCGAGGGCCGCTCCACCCTGCCGATCGAGGCCTTTGCCATCGACCGTTTCGACAAACCCCGCAGTGCCACGGCCGGCGCGCTGCGCGACTAG
- a CDS encoding RidA family protein, whose translation MSNIQRFQSTKRLSRLVVHNGVVYVAGVTATDPSGDIGAQTRDVLEKIDGYLASVGSDRSRLLSAQIWLKDIDQDFAGMNAAWEAWIPEDAVPTRATCEARLARPELLVEIIVTAAV comes from the coding sequence ATGAGCAATATCCAGCGCTTCCAGTCCACCAAACGTCTTTCCCGCCTCGTCGTGCATAACGGCGTGGTGTACGTGGCCGGCGTCACGGCCACCGATCCTTCCGGCGATATCGGCGCGCAAACGCGCGATGTGCTGGAGAAGATCGACGGCTACCTCGCCAGCGTCGGCAGCGACCGCAGCCGGCTGCTCTCGGCGCAGATCTGGCTCAAGGATATCGACCAGGATTTCGCCGGCATGAACGCTGCCTGGGAAGCGTGGATCCCCGAGGACGCGGTCCCCACGCGTGCCACCTGCGAGGCCCGGCTGGCGCGGCCGGAACTGCTGGTGGAGATCATCGTGACAGCGGCGGTCTGA
- a CDS encoding SRPBCC family protein — MAQASATITLPVSPDRVWQLIGGFDSLPDWLPYIPKSQLSEGGRVRSLVNPDGDAIVERLEAFDQGARSYTYSILQAPFPVTGYRSTLRVVGIDGDQAARVEWSGQFTPDGVSDDYASRLFEGIYRDGLTALQATLAGAAS; from the coding sequence ATGGCACAAGCTTCTGCAACGATCACGCTGCCGGTGTCACCGGACCGCGTCTGGCAACTGATTGGCGGCTTCGATTCGCTGCCCGACTGGCTGCCGTATATCCCCAAGAGCCAGCTGAGCGAAGGCGGCCGCGTGCGCAGCCTCGTCAACCCGGACGGCGACGCCATCGTCGAACGGCTCGAGGCCTTCGACCAGGGCGCGCGCAGCTACACCTACTCGATCCTGCAGGCGCCGTTCCCGGTCACCGGCTACCGCTCCACGCTGCGCGTGGTCGGCATCGACGGGGACCAGGCCGCGCGCGTCGAGTGGTCCGGCCAGTTCACGCCGGACGGCGTGAGCGATGACTACGCATCGCGGCTGTTCGAGGGCATCTATCGCGATGGCTTGACAGCCCTGCAAGCGACGCTGGCCGGCGCGGCTTCATGA
- a CDS encoding aldo/keto reductase, whose amino-acid sequence MSIKDKLAGNVLGFGTAPLGNMFRDIPEAEAQATVDAAWAQGVRYYDTAPFYGAGLAEIRLGEALSRHPRDEYVLSTKVGRLILDEVEDASARALGEKSGLFAAGRPNKLVNDYSADATLRSIEDSLKRMKTDRLDIVWVHDIAQDFYGDEWLAYFETARKGAFKVLTRLREEGVIKAWGLGVNRVEPIELTLDLDEAQPDGFLLAGRYSLLDHERALQRLMPKAAERKTEIVVGGPYSSGILAGGSHFEYQKAPPEIIARVERIKEVAQRHGVSIKAAALQFVLANPAVAAVIPGASRPERIAEDVAALNEKIPADFWRELRAQQLVAANAPLPGDRV is encoded by the coding sequence ATGAGTATCAAAGACAAACTTGCCGGCAACGTGCTCGGCTTTGGCACCGCCCCGCTGGGCAATATGTTCCGCGACATCCCGGAAGCTGAGGCGCAGGCCACGGTGGACGCGGCCTGGGCGCAAGGCGTGCGCTACTACGACACCGCGCCGTTCTACGGCGCCGGGCTGGCCGAAATCCGGCTGGGCGAAGCGCTGTCCCGCCACCCGCGCGACGAATACGTGCTCAGCACCAAGGTCGGCCGCCTGATCCTGGACGAAGTCGAAGACGCCAGCGCGCGGGCGCTGGGCGAGAAAAGTGGCCTGTTTGCCGCCGGGCGCCCGAACAAGCTGGTCAACGACTACTCGGCGGACGCCACGCTGCGCTCGATCGAGGACAGCCTCAAGAGGATGAAGACCGACCGTCTCGATATCGTGTGGGTCCACGACATCGCCCAGGACTTCTATGGCGACGAGTGGCTGGCTTATTTCGAGACGGCCCGCAAGGGCGCTTTCAAGGTGCTGACCCGGCTGCGCGAAGAGGGCGTGATCAAGGCCTGGGGCCTGGGCGTGAACCGCGTCGAGCCGATCGAACTGACGCTGGACCTGGACGAGGCGCAGCCCGACGGCTTCCTGCTGGCGGGCCGCTATTCGCTGCTCGACCATGAGCGCGCGCTGCAGCGCCTGATGCCGAAGGCGGCCGAGCGCAAGACCGAGATCGTTGTCGGTGGCCCGTACAGCTCCGGCATCCTCGCCGGCGGCTCGCATTTCGAGTACCAGAAGGCACCGCCCGAGATCATCGCCCGGGTCGAGCGCATCAAGGAGGTCGCGCAACGCCACGGCGTCAGCATCAAGGCCGCGGCGCTGCAGTTCGTGCTGGCCAATCCCGCGGTGGCCGCGGTGATCCCGGGCGCGAGCCGGCCCGAGCGCATCGCCGAGGACGTCGCCGCGCTGAACGAGAAGATTCCGGCCGATTTCTGGCGCGAGCTGCGCGCGCAGCAGCTGGTCGCGGCAAATGCGCCGCTGCCCGGCGACCGCGTCTGA
- a CDS encoding LysR family transcriptional regulator — protein sequence MLDIRQLHYFVAVAEEEHVGRAAERLHISQSPLSRQIAQLEEKLGLMLFERSLQRIRLTRDGRTFLAETRAFLTHGTRLESLARRLGRGDEGGLCIGYLEYAMHSGILPNALRELRQDRPAVHIALYNQQSATQLEGLRQRSLDIALVCEPPLPDDPDLEAAQVLNDPMLLALPEGHPLAGTEPLTPADLAAQKWIGVMHQETALRHDAFIAACARAGFTPTITMEATEPLAALGLVAAGLGVTTIQQSLRHQAPAGVVLHELSWLDYRTPLWAAWHKVNLRPLVEIFRKTLLQSSMMATAHTAAQAA from the coding sequence ATGCTGGATATCCGTCAACTTCACTATTTCGTCGCCGTGGCCGAGGAAGAGCACGTCGGCCGCGCCGCCGAGCGGCTCCATATCTCCCAATCGCCACTTAGCCGGCAGATCGCCCAGCTTGAAGAGAAGCTCGGGCTGATGCTGTTCGAGCGCTCCCTGCAGCGCATACGCCTTACGCGCGACGGCCGCACCTTTCTGGCCGAGACCCGGGCTTTCCTGACCCACGGCACCCGGCTCGAATCGCTGGCCCGGCGTCTTGGGCGCGGCGATGAAGGCGGCCTGTGCATCGGCTACCTCGAGTACGCGATGCACTCCGGCATCCTGCCGAACGCGCTGCGCGAGCTGCGCCAGGACCGGCCCGCCGTCCATATCGCGCTGTACAACCAGCAGTCGGCAACGCAGCTCGAAGGACTGCGCCAGCGCAGCCTCGATATCGCGCTGGTGTGCGAGCCGCCCTTGCCGGACGATCCGGACCTCGAGGCCGCCCAGGTACTCAACGACCCGATGCTGCTGGCGCTGCCCGAGGGCCACCCGCTGGCCGGGACCGAGCCGCTCACTCCGGCCGACCTCGCCGCGCAGAAGTGGATCGGCGTGATGCACCAGGAAACCGCGCTGCGGCACGACGCCTTCATCGCGGCCTGCGCCCGGGCGGGTTTTACCCCCACCATCACCATGGAAGCGACCGAGCCGCTGGCCGCGCTGGGGCTGGTGGCCGCGGGGCTGGGCGTGACCACGATCCAGCAGAGCCTGCGCCACCAGGCACCGGCCGGCGTGGTGCTGCACGAACTGTCGTGGCTCGACTACCGCACCCCGTTGTGGGCTGCCTGGCACAAGGTCAACCTGCGGCCGCTGGTCGAAATCTTCCGCAAGACCTTGCTGCAGTCGAGCATGATGGCCACCGCGCACACCGCGGCACAGGCAGCGTGA
- a CDS encoding adenylate/guanylate cyclase domain-containing protein has product MRCSQCGFGNLAGANFCEACGARLARVCPQCGAEATAAARFCRVCGVGLPDAPTAAMPAPAAPRPDSPAPVHYTPPHLAGRILAEQAAMEARGETAGERKTITALFADMAGSTALTQDLDPEDARRLIDPVVTLMMEAVHHYEGYVAKFLGDGILALFGAPIAHEDHALRALYAALRMQDAMHRHSDRVRLEQGIPLQVRIGIHTGEVVVRSIRKDDLHTDYDPVGHTIHIASRMEGIATPASILVSESTHKLTEGYFEFTALGTTSVKGVREPLAVYEVIGPGPLRTRLQVAAHRGLARFVGRQDELAHLNAALEQAKAGHGRIVAVVGEAGVGKSRLFHEFKVRSQQGCLALETFSVSHGKAFAYLPLIEMLKNYFQITAHDGDRSCREKLTGRLLTLDRSLEEHLPYLLYLLGVVEPDSALPTMDPALRRQRTFDAIARLLVRESQNQPLEVIFEDLQWLDGETEAFLNMLVDHVPGARIVLLVNYRPEYRHRWDAGAHYSQLRLQPLGQAEAQELLTALLGDDPSLAPLKRLILDKTEGNPFFMEEVVQTLAEEGALLGQPGSYRIEKAPALLHIPTTVQGVLAARIDRLPLAQKELLQTLAVIGKEFPLGLVLRVTGLPEERLHPLLRDLQAADFIYERPAFPEVEYAFKHALTQEVAGSSLLTERRSALHESSAQAIEAMFHGRLKDYCSELAHHYSHSGNVPKAVEYLHCAGQQALQRSAQEEAIRHLSEAIALLKRQPDSAERARLELTLLLTLGPALIAARGQASPEVEANYRRAMSLCEQGRQTPYVFSAQLGMWAFYQLRAQYQVSLPLARRLLALANESQKPKQLAEGHRALGATLFRLGLLEEARAHMEAVLAVPHPEHSAYDFLTGYGRDPMVHATSTLAWILWYQGFADQALARSREALALARARPDAYNLALCLVFAAEQYRWRRDPAQTREYAEAAIAISCEQGFPIYLAWGTVLQGWALSEQGSHEEGIAQMRRGLAAYEATGGELGMPNLLAMLAEACGKAGQPAAALDVLTRAQAMIEETGERLDEAAVYRLRGDMLLQLAAPDAGAAASHEAEACFQRALAVAHGQGARPLELQAALSLARLWHRQGKGDAAREALARIHGSFSEGTDGADWQEARALLAELASDADRDTGPARA; this is encoded by the coding sequence ATGCGCTGCAGCCAATGCGGCTTCGGCAATCTTGCTGGCGCCAACTTCTGTGAGGCGTGCGGGGCCCGGCTTGCCCGCGTGTGCCCGCAATGCGGCGCCGAGGCCACCGCGGCGGCACGGTTCTGCCGCGTCTGCGGCGTCGGCCTGCCCGACGCGCCCACCGCCGCCATGCCAGCGCCCGCCGCGCCGCGCCCGGACAGTCCGGCGCCGGTCCACTACACCCCGCCGCACCTGGCCGGGCGCATCCTGGCCGAGCAGGCGGCGATGGAAGCCCGCGGCGAAACCGCCGGCGAGCGCAAGACCATTACCGCGCTGTTTGCCGACATGGCCGGCTCCACCGCGCTGACCCAGGACCTGGACCCGGAGGACGCGCGCCGGCTGATCGATCCCGTGGTGACGCTGATGATGGAAGCGGTCCACCACTACGAGGGCTACGTCGCCAAGTTCCTCGGCGACGGCATCCTGGCGCTGTTCGGCGCGCCCATCGCGCACGAGGACCACGCGCTGCGCGCGCTGTACGCGGCGCTGCGCATGCAGGACGCGATGCACCGGCACAGCGACCGCGTGCGGCTGGAGCAAGGCATTCCGCTGCAGGTCCGCATCGGCATCCATACCGGCGAGGTTGTGGTGCGCTCGATCCGCAAGGACGACCTGCACACCGACTACGATCCGGTCGGGCACACCATCCATATCGCCTCGCGCATGGAAGGCATCGCCACGCCGGCGTCGATCCTCGTGAGCGAGTCGACCCACAAGCTGACCGAAGGCTATTTCGAGTTCACGGCGCTGGGCACCACCAGCGTCAAGGGCGTGCGCGAACCGCTGGCGGTGTACGAGGTGATCGGGCCGGGACCCTTGCGCACGCGGCTGCAGGTGGCCGCGCACCGCGGCCTGGCGCGCTTTGTCGGGCGCCAGGACGAGCTGGCGCACCTGAACGCGGCGCTGGAGCAGGCCAAGGCCGGCCACGGGCGCATCGTCGCGGTGGTCGGCGAGGCCGGGGTCGGCAAGTCGCGGCTGTTCCATGAGTTCAAGGTCAGGTCGCAGCAGGGCTGCCTGGCGCTGGAGACGTTCTCGGTCTCGCACGGCAAGGCCTTTGCCTACCTGCCGCTGATCGAGATGCTGAAGAACTATTTCCAGATCACGGCGCATGACGGCGACCGCAGCTGCCGCGAGAAGTTGACCGGCCGGCTGCTGACGCTGGACCGCTCGCTGGAAGAGCACCTGCCCTACCTGCTCTACCTGCTCGGCGTGGTCGAGCCCGACTCGGCGCTGCCGACCATGGACCCGGCGCTGCGGCGCCAGCGCACCTTCGACGCGATTGCGCGGCTGCTGGTCCGTGAAAGCCAGAACCAGCCGCTGGAAGTCATCTTCGAGGACCTGCAATGGCTGGACGGCGAGACCGAGGCCTTCCTCAACATGCTGGTCGACCACGTGCCCGGCGCGCGCATCGTGCTGCTGGTGAACTACCGGCCCGAATACCGCCACCGCTGGGACGCGGGCGCGCATTACTCGCAGCTGCGCCTGCAGCCGCTGGGACAGGCCGAGGCGCAGGAGCTGCTGACCGCGCTGCTCGGCGACGACCCCAGCCTGGCGCCGCTGAAGCGGCTGATCCTCGACAAGACCGAAGGCAATCCCTTCTTCATGGAGGAAGTGGTCCAGACCCTGGCCGAGGAAGGCGCGCTGCTGGGCCAGCCGGGCAGCTACCGCATCGAGAAGGCGCCGGCGCTGCTGCACATCCCCACCACCGTGCAGGGCGTGCTGGCCGCCCGTATCGACCGGCTGCCGCTGGCGCAGAAGGAACTGCTGCAGACCCTCGCCGTGATCGGCAAGGAGTTTCCGCTGGGCCTGGTGCTGCGCGTCACCGGCCTGCCCGAAGAGCGCCTGCATCCGCTGCTGCGCGACCTGCAGGCCGCCGACTTCATCTACGAACGCCCTGCGTTCCCCGAGGTGGAGTACGCCTTCAAGCACGCGCTGACCCAGGAGGTGGCCGGCAGCTCGTTGCTGACCGAGCGCCGCAGCGCCCTGCATGAAAGCTCGGCGCAGGCGATCGAGGCGATGTTCCACGGCCGGCTCAAGGACTACTGCAGCGAGCTGGCCCATCACTACAGCCACAGCGGCAATGTGCCGAAGGCGGTCGAGTACCTGCACTGCGCCGGCCAGCAGGCGCTGCAGCGCTCGGCGCAGGAAGAAGCGATCCGGCACCTGAGCGAGGCCATTGCCCTGCTCAAGCGCCAGCCCGACAGCGCCGAGCGCGCACGCCTGGAGCTGACGCTGCTGCTGACGCTGGGGCCCGCGCTGATCGCGGCGCGCGGCCAGGCCTCGCCCGAGGTCGAGGCCAATTACCGGCGCGCGATGTCGCTGTGCGAGCAAGGGCGGCAGACGCCCTATGTGTTTTCGGCGCAGCTGGGCATGTGGGCGTTCTACCAGCTGCGCGCGCAATACCAGGTGTCGCTGCCGCTGGCGCGGCGCCTGCTGGCGCTGGCCAACGAGTCGCAAAAGCCCAAGCAGCTGGCCGAAGGCCACCGCGCGCTGGGCGCCACGCTGTTCCGCCTGGGCCTGCTGGAAGAAGCACGCGCGCATATGGAGGCCGTGCTGGCCGTGCCGCACCCCGAGCACTCCGCCTATGACTTCCTGACCGGCTACGGCCGCGACCCGATGGTCCATGCCACCAGCACGCTGGCCTGGATCCTGTGGTACCAGGGCTTTGCCGACCAGGCCCTGGCACGCAGCCGCGAGGCGCTGGCCCTGGCCCGCGCGCGCCCGGATGCCTACAACCTGGCGCTGTGCCTGGTGTTCGCGGCGGAACAGTACCGCTGGCGCCGCGATCCCGCGCAGACCAGGGAATATGCCGAAGCCGCCATTGCGATTTCGTGCGAACAGGGCTTCCCGATCTACCTGGCCTGGGGCACCGTGCTGCAGGGCTGGGCGCTGTCCGAGCAGGGCAGCCACGAGGAAGGCATTGCCCAGATGCGACGCGGCCTGGCCGCCTACGAGGCCACCGGCGGCGAACTCGGCATGCCGAACCTGCTGGCGATGCTGGCCGAGGCCTGCGGCAAGGCGGGCCAGCCAGCCGCCGCGCTGGACGTGCTGACGCGCGCGCAGGCGATGATCGAAGAGACCGGCGAGCGGCTCGATGAAGCCGCCGTCTATCGGCTGCGCGGCGACATGCTGCTGCAGCTGGCCGCGCCCGATGCCGGCGCCGCCGCCAGCCATGAAGCCGAGGCCTGCTTCCAGCGCGCGCTTGCGGTCGCGCACGGCCAGGGCGCCAGGCCGCTGGAACTGCAGGCCGCGCTCAGCCTGGCCCGGTTGTGGCATCGCCAGGGCAAGGGCGACGCCGCGCGCGAAGCGCTGGCGCGCATCCACGGCAGCTTCAGCGAGGGCACCGATGGCGCCGACTGGCAGGAGGCGCGGGCCCTGCTGGCCGAGCTTGCCAGCGATGCGGACCGCGACACGGGTCCGGCGCGCGCATGA
- a CDS encoding HD domain-containing protein, whose translation MITAAANPLQERFVALWTLAGGTRAADAYADLARCYGEPTRHYHTLDHVRRCLQDLDWARSAIPDAADVELALWCHDVIYVPGAADNEARSAAWLQHWSAGTVAAAARVATLILETTHADVPASLAGRFTADIDLAALGYSRARFEDNGARLRAERTDLDDAAYDAAERAFLQRLLASPRIYATDLFQSRYEAQARANLAWRLAQPAATGIRR comes from the coding sequence ATGATCACCGCCGCCGCCAACCCGTTGCAAGAGCGCTTTGTCGCGCTCTGGACCCTGGCGGGCGGCACCCGCGCGGCGGACGCGTATGCCGACCTGGCGCGCTGCTACGGCGAGCCGACCCGGCACTACCATACCCTGGACCATGTACGGCGCTGCCTGCAGGACCTCGACTGGGCCCGTAGCGCGATACCCGATGCCGCCGACGTGGAGCTGGCGTTGTGGTGCCACGACGTCATCTACGTACCCGGCGCCGCCGACAATGAAGCGCGCAGCGCCGCGTGGCTGCAGCACTGGTCCGCCGGCACCGTCGCCGCCGCCGCGCGCGTCGCCACGCTGATCCTGGAAACCACGCACGCCGACGTGCCCGCCAGCCTGGCCGGGCGCTTCACCGCCGACATCGACCTGGCCGCCCTGGGATACAGCCGCGCGCGCTTCGAGGACAACGGCGCGCGCCTGCGCGCCGAGCGCACCGACCTGGACGATGCCGCCTATGACGCCGCCGAGCGCGCCTTCCTGCAGCGCCTGCTGGCCAGTCCCCGCATCTATGCCACCGACCTGTTCCAGTCGCGCTACGAGGCGCAGGCGCGTGCCAATCTGGCCTGGCGGCTGGCCCAGCCGGCGGCTACAGGAATTCGCCGGTGA
- a CDS encoding patatin-like phospholipase family protein: MPPEPVQAKPVALALQGGGMHGAFTWGVLDRLLEDGRLVVEGVSATSAGAMNGTVLAYGLMQGGSDGARQALHDFWQAIAHSAQRFNPLRWLPWFKGSHTLGLNHSPLYAMADITLRLLSPYQFNPGNANPLRDVLLGQVDFAALRAHCPIRLYLCATNIETSRIRIFAQEELSVDAVLASACVPTLFQAVSIDGQHYWDGGYVGNPAIFPLIYHCETHDVVIVHINPIVRRGVPTTAAEILNRVNEVSFNSSLMREMRAIGFVTTLIQQGKIDRSEMKEMWIHSIRSDETMASLGVSTKYNADWNFLCTLRDQGRQAATVWLERNYDCVGQRSSVDITGEFL; encoded by the coding sequence ATGCCGCCCGAGCCTGTCCAAGCCAAGCCCGTGGCGCTGGCCTTGCAAGGCGGCGGCATGCACGGCGCATTTACCTGGGGCGTGCTGGACCGCCTGCTGGAAGATGGCCGGCTGGTAGTCGAGGGGGTCAGCGCCACCAGCGCGGGCGCGATGAACGGGACGGTGCTGGCCTATGGCCTGATGCAGGGCGGCAGCGACGGCGCGCGCCAGGCCCTGCACGACTTCTGGCAGGCCATCGCGCATTCGGCGCAGCGCTTCAACCCGTTGCGCTGGCTGCCGTGGTTCAAGGGCAGCCATACGCTGGGGCTGAACCATTCCCCGCTGTACGCCATGGCCGACATCACGCTGCGCCTGCTGTCGCCGTACCAGTTCAACCCTGGCAATGCCAATCCGCTGCGCGACGTGCTGCTCGGCCAGGTGGATTTCGCGGCGCTGCGCGCGCATTGCCCGATCCGGCTGTACCTGTGCGCGACCAATATCGAGACCAGCCGCATCCGCATCTTCGCGCAGGAAGAGCTGAGCGTCGACGCGGTGCTGGCCTCGGCCTGCGTGCCCACGCTGTTCCAGGCGGTCAGCATCGACGGCCAGCATTACTGGGACGGCGGCTACGTCGGCAATCCGGCGATCTTTCCGCTGATCTATCACTGCGAGACCCACGATGTCGTGATCGTCCACATCAACCCGATCGTGCGCCGCGGCGTGCCGACCACGGCGGCGGAGATCCTGAACCGGGTCAACGAGGTCAGCTTCAATTCGTCATTGATGCGCGAGATGCGCGCGATCGGCTTCGTCACCACGCTGATCCAGCAGGGCAAGATCGACCGCAGCGAGATGAAGGAGATGTGGATTCATTCGATCCGCTCGGACGAGACCATGGCGTCGCTCGGGGTCTCGACCAAGTACAACGCCGACTGGAACTTCCTGTGCACGTTGCGCGACCAGGGCCGGCAGGCCGCCACCGTCTGGCTGGAGCGCAACTATGACTGCGTGGGCCAGCGCTCCAGCGTCGATATCACCGGCGAATTCCTGTAG